ACCTGGCGTGCAACGGCCACTGGGACGCGGCGGCGCAGCGGCTCGGCGTGCACCGGCACACGCTGCGCTACCGCATGCGCCGGGTCGCCGAACTCCTCGGCCGTGACCTCGACGACCCGGCGGCCCGCGCCGAACTCTGGGTCGCGCTGGCCATGACGGGCTGACCGGCCGCGCCGCGGCGAACGGGCGGGCTCAGGACCTGTCGACCAGATAGCGCGAGATGGTGGCGTAAGTGACCGCGTCGTAGGTGTGGCTGTCACGCAGGTGGCCCGCACGCTCCAGGCTGATGGCCCCCTGGGCGGCGGCCCAGAGGGCGTCCGCGATCTTCCTGGGCTGGGTGGGGATGATGTATCCCGACGAGATGCAGTCGGCGATCACCCGGTCGAGAATGTTGAGCGCCGCCCGGGCCAGGGTCCTGGCCCGCTCGCTCGGCAGGAAACCGGGGATCGCCCGTTCGAACATCAGGGCGTAGTAACCCGGCTCGGCCAGCGCGGCCTCCCGGTAGGCGGGGCCGAGGGCGGTCAGGTGCTCCAGCGCGTTCCGGCGTGCGGGAACGGACTCCAGACGTCGCCGGAAGCGTTCGAAACCCTCCAGATAAAGCGCCTCTGCCAGGCCTTCCTTGCTGCCGAACATGGTGTAGATGACGGTCGTCGAGCATCCGGCCTCGGTGGCGATGCGGCGCATCGACAGGCTCTCGGGACCGATGGTGACGAGGAGGTGGCTGGCCACGTCGAGCAGTCTGCCGCGGAGCTCGTCCTGGCCCGCCCGTTCGCCGAGCAGATAGGCGCCCTGCAGTCCGCGTGGCGCCGAGGAGGTCATGCAGCCGCGCCCTTCCGCTCATGGGGAGTTGCATTCTGTGAC
Above is a genomic segment from Streptosporangium album containing:
- a CDS encoding TetR/AcrR family transcriptional regulator yields the protein MTSSAPRGLQGAYLLGERAGQDELRGRLLDVASHLLVTIGPESLSMRRIATEAGCSTTVIYTMFGSKEGLAEALYLEGFERFRRRLESVPARRNALEHLTALGPAYREAALAEPGYYALMFERAIPGFLPSERARTLARAALNILDRVIADCISSGYIIPTQPRKIADALWAAAQGAISLERAGHLRDSHTYDAVTYATISRYLVDRS